The Geotalea uraniireducens Rf4 genome window below encodes:
- a CDS encoding tetratricopeptide repeat protein, which produces MFKDRFDRLLWLLLAVAITALLILLGTHSPGGGNDRSATGLNKALEREMAYQARVALLQKLYAPVENLCKSGDLQGALFRLDELARTYPGEAHSHILKGEILHQLGAREEAIASYVQGIKLSGDYIDKKSPLSRHDDIRRLVDEGLKDIGGRAKANPGNASLAAAMKNVYYLQSRLAGGCE; this is translated from the coding sequence ATGTTTAAGGACAGGTTCGATAGGCTGCTCTGGCTTCTGCTGGCCGTGGCAATAACAGCCCTGCTGATTCTACTGGGAACACACTCGCCCGGCGGCGGCAACGACCGTTCTGCAACCGGCCTGAACAAGGCGCTGGAGCGGGAAATGGCTTACCAGGCACGGGTGGCGCTGCTGCAGAAGCTCTACGCCCCTGTTGAGAATCTGTGCAAAAGCGGTGACCTCCAGGGGGCGCTGTTCAGACTTGATGAACTGGCCCGCACCTATCCAGGCGAGGCGCACAGTCATATATTAAAAGGAGAGATCCTCCACCAGCTGGGCGCCAGGGAAGAAGCTATCGCCAGTTACGTGCAGGGAATCAAGCTCAGCGGCGATTACATCGACAAGAAAAGCCCCCTTTCCAGACATGACGACATTCGCCGCCTGGTCGATGAAGGGTTGAAAGATATCGGCGGCCGCGCCAAGGCAAATCCCGGCAACGCTTCGCTGGCTGCTGCCATGAAGAACGTCTATTACCTGCAAAGCCGTCTGGCCGGCGGTTGTGAGTAA
- the yedE gene encoding YedE family putative selenium transporter, giving the protein MNLRDRHFWIILATGALLGTLGVLLAVWGNPENSGICVSCFIENSAGALGFHDNPRMQYLRPELIGFVLGAAVSAIAAREFRSRGGRAPLPRLVSGIFLMVGCAVFIGCPIKLFLRLTAGDLTAAAGVIGLVAGVWAGLRGLSNGVELGTHQREQGGSGLLVPVFFALLLVFLIFRPGFVLSSDKGSAAQYAPWAISLGVGLLLGALAQRSRFCITGSVRDAMLMGLRSYMPWGFLAFCGAAVMFNISSGRFHPGMFGQPGSHPDHIWSFLGMGLVGWISVIIGGCPFRQLIKAGEGDADAGLVVLGMFIGGALVQSWGIAATAAGVSFYGKVAVLAGFTFILATSLLCRERIA; this is encoded by the coding sequence ATGAATCTGCGAGATCGCCATTTTTGGATCATATTAGCAACCGGCGCCCTTCTGGGAACGCTCGGCGTTTTGCTGGCCGTTTGGGGGAACCCGGAGAATTCAGGGATCTGCGTCTCCTGCTTCATCGAAAACAGCGCCGGTGCGCTCGGTTTTCATGATAACCCGCGTATGCAGTACCTGCGCCCGGAACTGATCGGTTTTGTGCTCGGTGCAGCTGTAAGCGCCATCGCCGCCCGCGAATTCCGCTCACGAGGCGGGAGAGCGCCGCTGCCGAGGCTTGTTTCCGGAATCTTCCTGATGGTGGGCTGTGCAGTATTTATCGGCTGCCCGATCAAGCTTTTTCTCCGCCTGACTGCCGGCGATCTTACCGCAGCGGCCGGGGTAATCGGCCTGGTGGCGGGAGTTTGGGCAGGTCTCCGGGGGCTTTCCAATGGCGTTGAGCTGGGGACTCACCAGCGGGAACAAGGGGGGAGCGGCCTGCTGGTTCCTGTATTTTTCGCGCTGCTGCTTGTATTCCTGATCTTCCGTCCCGGCTTTGTACTCTCCTCCGACAAAGGAAGCGCCGCCCAATACGCTCCATGGGCAATCTCCCTGGGTGTCGGCCTGCTGCTCGGAGCCCTGGCCCAGCGCAGCCGCTTCTGCATTACCGGCAGCGTGCGCGACGCCATGCTCATGGGGCTGAGATCTTACATGCCATGGGGATTCCTGGCTTTCTGCGGCGCGGCGGTGATGTTCAACATCAGCTCCGGCCGCTTTCACCCTGGCATGTTCGGGCAGCCGGGCTCCCATCCGGACCATATCTGGAGCTTTCTCGGCATGGGCCTGGTCGGGTGGATCTCGGTAATAATCGGCGGTTGCCCGTTTCGACAGTTGATCAAGGCCGGCGAGGGGGATGCGGACGCGGGGCTGGTAGTGCTGGGGATGTTCATCGGTGGAGCGTTGGTGCAATCCTGGGGCATAGCAGCCACGGCAGCAGGGGTCTCATTTTACGGCAAAGTGGCGGTCCTTGCCGGTTTCACGTTTATCCTGGCAACGTCTCTGCTCTGTCGCGAACGGATAGCGTAG
- a CDS encoding MFS transporter, whose translation MNANERKVAWLASLSHGVNHGYMTLLPAVLVVLAGDQSLGFFALGAIINVGYCLFGVGSIPAGIMADRLGAKKMLVLGLWGMAISAILVGLSPGSWSFGFAYALLGLTASIYHPSGLSLIAHHIAKKGKALSLHGILGNLGLSLAPLFAGTMVMLFDTWRAAYIAFGILGLIFAFVVQITVIDGENEWSRADLMGILSWRPFRPLSNASGAVTIGAEASTAAEPAVTPPVSKIPVALLVLYGGSILFGFVYRGSLTFFPALFQQEINFVSTADQPVMVAGMLTSAILTLGIFGQWLGGYLSDRARHPELVHIGIYLIVIPAAYYISRYTNTSLIVASIVFTLVFYGWQPIQNSLIASYTAKRSYGKGYGWNFFFIMGMGSIATLVGGYIVDSKGVDAVYTLLAALSILGLMVSILAYTLRYRSDVARNV comes from the coding sequence ATGAATGCCAACGAACGGAAAGTAGCCTGGCTTGCCAGTTTGTCGCACGGCGTAAATCACGGCTATATGACCCTGCTCCCTGCGGTTCTCGTGGTGCTGGCCGGCGATCAGTCCCTCGGCTTCTTTGCCCTCGGGGCCATCATAAATGTGGGATACTGCCTTTTTGGTGTAGGCTCCATCCCTGCAGGCATCATGGCTGACCGGCTTGGCGCCAAGAAGATGCTGGTCTTAGGCCTTTGGGGAATGGCGATCTCCGCCATACTTGTCGGACTGTCGCCGGGGAGCTGGAGCTTCGGTTTTGCCTATGCGCTCCTTGGGCTTACGGCAAGCATCTATCACCCGTCCGGTCTTTCTCTTATCGCTCACCACATCGCAAAAAAAGGTAAGGCGCTGAGTCTTCACGGGATATTGGGCAACCTGGGGCTTTCCCTCGCTCCTCTCTTTGCCGGAACAATGGTGATGTTGTTCGATACCTGGCGAGCCGCGTACATTGCCTTCGGCATATTGGGGCTCATCTTTGCCTTCGTTGTCCAGATAACCGTCATTGACGGGGAGAATGAGTGGTCGCGGGCCGACCTGATGGGAATTCTTTCCTGGCGGCCGTTCCGCCCCCTGTCCAACGCGAGCGGCGCCGTCACAATCGGTGCGGAAGCGTCGACTGCTGCGGAGCCGGCAGTCACACCGCCAGTTTCGAAGATTCCCGTAGCGCTGCTGGTTCTTTACGGCGGGTCGATCCTGTTCGGCTTCGTTTATCGGGGGTCTCTGACATTCTTTCCGGCCCTGTTCCAGCAGGAGATCAATTTCGTATCCACCGCCGACCAGCCGGTCATGGTCGCCGGAATGCTGACTTCGGCGATACTTACACTGGGGATCTTCGGCCAGTGGCTTGGCGGCTACCTTTCCGACAGAGCCCGGCACCCGGAACTGGTCCATATCGGCATCTACCTGATTGTCATACCGGCCGCGTACTATATAAGCCGTTACACCAATACTTCTTTGATCGTTGCCAGTATTGTCTTTACTCTGGTCTTTTACGGCTGGCAGCCGATTCAGAACTCTCTCATTGCTTCCTATACCGCAAAAAGATCCTACGGCAAAGGGTATGGCTGGAACTTCTTCTTTATTATGGGAATGGGGTCTATTGCCACACTGGTGGGAGGTTACATAGTCGACAGCAAGGGGGTTGACGCGGTTTACACGCTACTGGCGGCGCTTTCCATACTGGGATTAATGGTATCGATCCTTGCCTATACCCTGCGTTATCGTTCCGATGTTGCACGTAATGTGTAA
- a CDS encoding right-handed parallel beta-helix repeat-containing protein: MTSLLRTIFSALLLSLLFPLSGCTDKGVEIGKTTIQKDTVWQGTIKVTGDVFVPAGVTLTIAPGTTVKFVRIDEKSDRNMFGIDSPYYPQAELIVQGRLIARGTKDNIIVFTSAERDAKPADWGAINLLGGDGNVIEYCKILFAYNGIHAHGASARIDHNEFTKNAVAISVKKEEEAPGVPWFGRPADISANFNYIHNNKGGITFRSSRAVITRNTITDNKFFGIWPKEQSTAEITGNEISENLKGIYFYKSAGVRIAGNNIYDNKEYNLAIADEQNVDVDARNNWFGTTSRDKINELIYDRHSDPSVASILVEPFLKERVKEAGQ, translated from the coding sequence ATGACGTCGCTCTTACGAACCATCTTTTCCGCACTGCTCTTGAGCCTGCTCTTTCCCCTGTCAGGCTGTACCGATAAAGGGGTTGAGATCGGCAAGACCACCATTCAGAAGGATACGGTCTGGCAAGGGACCATCAAGGTAACCGGCGACGTCTTCGTTCCCGCCGGCGTCACCCTGACGATTGCCCCCGGCACGACCGTGAAGTTCGTCAGAATTGATGAAAAGAGCGATCGCAACATGTTCGGCATCGACTCCCCCTATTACCCGCAGGCGGAGCTTATCGTGCAAGGGCGGCTCATCGCCCGGGGAACGAAAGACAACATCATCGTCTTTACCTCTGCGGAGCGGGATGCAAAGCCGGCTGACTGGGGGGCCATCAATCTCCTTGGCGGCGACGGTAATGTGATCGAGTACTGCAAGATACTCTTCGCCTACAACGGCATCCACGCCCATGGCGCCAGCGCTCGCATTGACCACAATGAATTCACCAAGAACGCCGTCGCCATCAGCGTCAAGAAGGAAGAAGAAGCGCCGGGAGTTCCCTGGTTCGGACGGCCTGCGGATATATCCGCCAACTTTAATTATATCCACAACAACAAGGGGGGAATCACCTTCCGCAGTTCCCGCGCCGTGATCACCCGCAACACCATTACCGACAACAAATTCTTCGGCATCTGGCCCAAGGAGCAGAGTACCGCTGAGATAACCGGCAACGAGATATCCGAAAACCTGAAGGGAATATACTTCTATAAGTCGGCAGGTGTCCGCATCGCCGGAAACAACATCTACGACAACAAAGAATATAATCTGGCCATAGCCGATGAGCAGAACGTGGATGTGGATGCTCGCAACAACTGGTTCGGCACCACCAGCCGGGATAAGATCAACGAGCTTATCTATGATCGGCATTCTGATCCGTCCGTGGCAAGCATCCTGGTGGAGCCGTTCCTGAAAGAGCGGGTCAAAGAGGCGGGACAATGA
- a CDS encoding tetratricopeptide repeat protein: MNRICRFISLAGALLLALPAVSSAHPETGFLPDSVAETEYRIVVEINPKDIQTRNKLGIVLYRKNKLGEAAWQFGEVLKVSPRDFDAHDGMGLVSCKTGNYKEAVAWFTKAIVLRREDTMVHYGLGFAHEQLGNLAVAEKCYREALAVNSLLLQRGVNRELENGKKKIVLAALQNIRKKRAQAGGKR; this comes from the coding sequence ATGAACAGAATTTGCCGCTTCATATCTCTTGCCGGCGCCCTGCTCCTGGCCCTTCCCGCGGTGAGCAGCGCCCACCCCGAAACCGGATTTCTCCCTGATTCGGTGGCTGAGACCGAATACCGGATTGTCGTGGAGATCAACCCGAAGGATATCCAGACACGCAATAAGCTGGGGATCGTCCTCTATCGGAAGAACAAACTGGGTGAGGCCGCATGGCAGTTCGGCGAGGTGCTGAAGGTATCTCCCCGCGATTTTGATGCTCACGACGGCATGGGGCTGGTGAGCTGTAAAACCGGCAACTACAAGGAGGCTGTGGCATGGTTCACGAAGGCCATAGTCTTGCGCCGTGAGGACACCATGGTTCATTACGGATTGGGATTCGCCCATGAGCAACTGGGCAACCTCGCAGTGGCGGAAAAGTGCTACCGGGAAGCCCTGGCGGTGAATAGCCTCCTGCTGCAGCGGGGAGTCAACCGGGAACTTGAAAACGGCAAGAAGAAAATTGTCCTGGCAGCGTTGCAAAATATCCGGAAAAAACGTGCCCAGGCAGGAGGAAAGCGCTGA
- a CDS encoding HoxN/HupN/NixA family nickel/cobalt transporter, which produces MDVSSFGMFGIYSAALLLGAAHSLEPGHGKSVVAAYLVASRGRSIDAVILGLVVTFTHSFSIILLGLLAKASSRYFTDQELHGYLGIVSSIIILGIGLWMLRSRWIGMRDPSRAHGHFHLFGGGHHHHGHDHGHSHGNGHTHNHGDDHDHNHGHNHDHGHNHGHGVDQKLGLTGLILLGISGGIVPCPAALAILLASASVGDIGKGLVLVLIFSLGLAASLVAIGLAVVNGVRATSRFIDTERYAPKVAFASAALVTLIGGVTLYSSLTHFGVK; this is translated from the coding sequence ATGGATGTAAGTAGCTTCGGCATGTTCGGTATCTATAGTGCCGCTTTATTGTTGGGCGCCGCCCATTCCCTTGAACCCGGACACGGGAAGTCTGTTGTTGCGGCCTATCTTGTCGCCTCCCGGGGAAGGAGCATCGACGCCGTGATTCTCGGTCTGGTCGTGACCTTTACCCACTCGTTCAGCATCATCCTTCTCGGACTGCTTGCCAAGGCGTCTTCCCGCTACTTTACTGATCAGGAACTCCACGGCTATCTCGGCATCGTATCGAGCATCATCATCCTCGGCATCGGTCTCTGGATGCTAAGGTCGCGCTGGATCGGTATGCGTGATCCGTCACGTGCCCATGGCCACTTCCACCTGTTCGGAGGGGGGCACCATCACCACGGCCACGACCACGGTCATTCCCATGGCAACGGCCATACGCACAATCATGGCGATGACCATGATCATAACCACGGACACAACCACGACCACGGCCATAACCACGGACACGGCGTTGACCAGAAGTTAGGCCTGACCGGCCTGATTCTACTCGGCATTTCCGGCGGCATTGTTCCCTGTCCGGCTGCCCTGGCAATCCTCCTTGCTTCTGCGTCGGTGGGTGATATCGGCAAGGGGCTTGTTCTGGTGCTGATTTTCAGTCTGGGACTGGCCGCATCCCTTGTTGCCATCGGCCTTGCCGTTGTCAATGGAGTCCGGGCCACCAGCCGCTTCATCGACACGGAACGCTATGCGCCGAAGGTCGCCTTTGCCAGTGCCGCGCTCGTTACCCTTATCGGGGGTGTTACCCTGTACTCCTCCTTGACCCACTTTGGTGTGAAATGA
- a CDS encoding ResB-like family cytochrome C biogenesis protein, giving the protein MLTLAGCIVTSFGYVATVNIYEGSSVDQVYRWDREQDVPLGMELAVKRINREFYPVPVRVGVLRGNEKFALFTLRTGESFKLGDYRVAAGAFDPAGLNLNLTVYRQGRVMGTADTSGMNNLPADFPYEFKLVSYQSPILKRCWIDLHLSDKDKTLAAGTAEVNGPFRWQGLYFYNTLTGSDENGRPFAGIQIVRDPGRPYVFSGFAVMGLGAIFAFFRRFYGCK; this is encoded by the coding sequence TTGCTGACTCTGGCGGGCTGTATTGTCACCTCATTCGGCTATGTGGCCACGGTCAATATTTATGAAGGGTCCTCCGTTGATCAGGTTTACCGCTGGGACAGGGAGCAGGATGTTCCGCTTGGTATGGAGCTTGCCGTCAAGCGGATAAATCGAGAGTTTTACCCGGTACCTGTACGGGTAGGGGTGTTGCGCGGTAACGAAAAATTCGCTCTCTTTACCCTCCGTACCGGCGAGAGTTTCAAGCTGGGCGACTACCGGGTTGCCGCCGGTGCCTTTGATCCGGCCGGTCTCAATCTCAATCTCACAGTTTACAGGCAGGGCCGGGTAATGGGCACTGCCGATACCTCCGGGATGAACAACCTTCCCGCGGATTTCCCCTATGAATTTAAACTGGTGTCGTATCAGAGCCCTATCCTGAAAAGGTGTTGGATCGATCTTCATCTCTCGGATAAGGATAAGACTCTTGCGGCGGGTACGGCGGAAGTGAACGGACCTTTCAGGTGGCAGGGGCTCTATTTCTATAATACCCTGACAGGCAGTGACGAAAACGGAAGGCCTTTTGCCGGGATACAGATTGTCAGAGACCCGGGCCGTCCTTATGTATTCAGCGGATTTGCCGTTATGGGGCTTGGCGCTATATTTGCTTTTTTCAGGAGATTTTATGGATGTAAGTAG
- a CDS encoding carboxypeptidase-like regulatory domain-containing protein: protein MKRQWLAVIMILAVAAAAVFDWSNALAGETFVLRGKVLDPAGQGVEGAEVFIYDSAKTRRPAEFITPKTDRDGQYAIELPVGRYWAVARVRQGVKFGPLLLGTRHSGEPVVIEPPAERVAEQDFTVADIREVARNKHRTRDDHVKISGRVLDGSGAPVANAYVIAHRGKEIAQLPDYISGWTDETGRYVLYLPPGNYFLGSATVFPPGRAVSPGRALSLVPGKIDMAIDVEITLK from the coding sequence ATGAAACGGCAATGGTTGGCCGTCATAATGATTCTTGCCGTCGCAGCAGCCGCAGTTTTTGACTGGTCCAACGCCTTGGCCGGCGAGACTTTCGTCCTGCGCGGCAAAGTGCTGGATCCGGCCGGCCAGGGGGTCGAGGGGGCCGAGGTTTTCATTTACGACAGCGCAAAGACCAGGCGCCCCGCCGAATTCATTACCCCCAAGACGGACCGGGACGGACAATACGCTATCGAGCTGCCGGTGGGGAGATACTGGGCTGTGGCAAGGGTCAGGCAAGGTGTGAAGTTCGGTCCGCTTTTGCTGGGGACCAGGCATTCCGGCGAACCGGTGGTGATCGAGCCCCCTGCGGAGCGGGTTGCAGAGCAGGATTTCACTGTTGCCGATATCCGGGAAGTGGCCCGGAACAAGCACCGAACCAGGGATGACCATGTGAAAATAAGCGGCCGTGTACTGGACGGCAGCGGCGCGCCGGTTGCAAATGCTTACGTGATTGCCCATCGGGGGAAAGAGATAGCGCAATTGCCGGATTACATCTCAGGCTGGACGGATGAAACAGGGCGTTATGTCCTGTATCTCCCACCAGGCAATTATTTCCTTGGCTCGGCAACGGTTTTTCCACCGGGTCGGGCTGTTTCGCCGGGCAGGGCTCTGTCCCTGGTTCCCGGCAAAATAGATATGGCAATTGACGTTGAAATAACATTAAAATAA
- a CDS encoding right-handed parallel beta-helix repeat-containing protein, with translation MTIKFSIQTIRFLIIALCLLFPTFAAAGVITRDTVWQGEVALQDDILVPAGVTLIIRPGTVVRVATSESTKTDPEYMSPLTEITVRGTLKVEGTAKSPVLFSSAGENKAGNWAGIIVDGGRADLRSCRIMHAESALYVVDGTVHLADSELRGNRYGITALGAKSSLTVTACLITDNDYGLFLYKEAKVDSRDCTVRDNRKKDFYTGSFREHPGERSYTSGAGPAVARIYGDEVLLGDTIWQGRIEVKGIIRVPDGSRLVIMPGTIVEFGKRDTNGDGIGENGLLIQGLLLAKGNAKAPIIFRSAGKTGRQGDWDAINIMNSDGAQNLLEYCQIEDAYRGLHFHFSNVAVISSVLRNNYRAIQFQESTVTMRGNWLYGNKSGIQGRDSEVDFAGNVVSNNYLGGNFFRNDIQVRGNRFLRNLKEGLRLREGAAVVEGNLFDGNRFGLLVADAYYGSFGRNVITNNTEAGFSLKNADNIEITDNFIGNNGINGMSVQDVRAGIRGNQIAGNGERGMGIISFSGLITGNNFVRNGLYAIDLEGKNDVDAPANWWGGADAERVILDRSDEPMRGKVTHDGAMQTPLPYVWPLRDVLVSTTWEGAIVVTGKLDVGKDATLSVLPGTKIKFAEGAGLAVNGKLLARGEKTREITFTSLQKKEAGAWDEVLLEHANNSAIAYAVFEYATWGVHSHFTNLSLSDSSIHGNYGGMRFRSGPVTVTRCLFTDNTIGIRSYMGNGIFTENVITRNETGVFVREKGGGLTISKNNLFANSGYNIRVGDFNNEDVNARENWWGGGDPAETLFDGRKEPGIGIILYEPFLQKPISAGQAVGQ, from the coding sequence ATGACCATCAAATTCTCTATTCAGACAATCAGGTTTCTCATCATTGCACTCTGCCTTCTGTTTCCAACCTTTGCCGCTGCCGGGGTGATCACCAGGGATACGGTCTGGCAGGGCGAGGTTGCGCTTCAGGACGATATCCTGGTGCCGGCCGGCGTTACCCTGATCATCAGGCCGGGGACGGTTGTCCGGGTGGCCACGTCGGAGAGCACCAAGACCGATCCCGAGTACATGTCGCCGCTTACGGAGATTACGGTGCGGGGAACCCTCAAGGTTGAGGGGACCGCAAAGTCGCCGGTGCTGTTCAGCTCAGCCGGGGAAAATAAGGCTGGGAACTGGGCCGGTATCATCGTTGATGGCGGCCGCGCCGACCTCCGGTCTTGTCGGATCATGCATGCCGAGTCTGCCCTTTATGTCGTTGACGGTACGGTCCATCTGGCAGATTCGGAACTCAGGGGAAACCGTTACGGAATTACCGCCTTGGGCGCAAAGAGCAGTCTGACGGTTACTGCCTGCCTGATTACGGACAACGACTACGGCCTCTTTCTCTATAAGGAGGCAAAGGTTGACAGTCGTGACTGCACAGTCAGGGACAACCGGAAAAAGGACTTTTATACGGGCAGTTTCAGGGAACACCCCGGAGAGAGGTCTTACACAAGCGGAGCGGGGCCGGCAGTCGCCCGGATTTATGGGGATGAGGTGCTGCTTGGCGATACCATTTGGCAGGGGCGGATAGAGGTGAAGGGGATTATCCGGGTGCCGGATGGAAGCAGGCTTGTGATAATGCCGGGAACAATCGTCGAGTTCGGGAAGAGGGATACCAACGGTGACGGCATCGGCGAAAACGGTCTGTTGATCCAGGGGCTCCTGCTGGCCAAGGGGAATGCCAAAGCGCCGATCATTTTCCGCTCCGCCGGGAAAACCGGGCGGCAGGGGGATTGGGACGCCATCAATATCATGAACAGCGATGGGGCCCAGAACCTGCTGGAGTATTGTCAGATAGAGGACGCCTATCGAGGACTGCATTTTCACTTCTCCAACGTGGCGGTCATAAGTTCGGTACTGAGAAACAATTACCGGGCGATCCAGTTCCAGGAATCGACGGTGACAATGCGCGGTAACTGGCTGTACGGCAATAAAAGCGGTATCCAGGGAAGGGATTCCGAGGTGGATTTTGCCGGCAATGTCGTCAGTAACAACTACCTGGGGGGAAATTTTTTCCGGAACGACATTCAGGTGAGGGGCAACAGGTTCCTCAGAAATCTGAAGGAAGGTCTGCGGCTGCGGGAAGGCGCGGCGGTCGTGGAAGGGAACCTGTTTGACGGCAACCGGTTCGGGTTGCTGGTGGCTGACGCCTATTACGGCAGTTTTGGCCGTAACGTTATCACCAATAATACCGAAGCCGGTTTTTCTCTGAAAAATGCGGACAACATAGAGATCACAGATAATTTTATCGGCAATAACGGCATTAACGGGATGAGCGTTCAGGATGTAAGGGCCGGCATCAGGGGGAACCAGATTGCCGGTAACGGCGAACGCGGCATGGGAATTATATCTTTTTCCGGGTTGATAACCGGTAACAATTTCGTCCGCAACGGTCTCTACGCCATTGATCTGGAAGGAAAAAACGACGTGGATGCGCCGGCAAACTGGTGGGGCGGGGCGGATGCGGAGCGGGTTATCCTGGACCGCTCTGATGAGCCGATGCGTGGCAAAGTCACCCATGACGGTGCAATGCAGACGCCGCTACCCTACGTATGGCCGCTGCGGGATGTGCTTGTTTCCACCACCTGGGAAGGGGCGATCGTCGTGACCGGCAAGCTTGATGTTGGAAAAGATGCGACGCTATCGGTCCTGCCGGGAACAAAGATTAAGTTTGCAGAAGGCGCCGGTCTGGCAGTCAACGGCAAACTTCTCGCCAGGGGAGAAAAAACGCGTGAGATCACGTTTACCTCGTTGCAGAAAAAGGAAGCCGGCGCCTGGGATGAGGTGTTGCTGGAGCATGCCAACAACAGCGCCATTGCCTACGCGGTCTTTGAGTACGCAACGTGGGGGGTTCACAGTCACTTCACCAACCTGTCCCTGTCGGATAGCAGCATCCATGGCAACTACGGCGGGATGCGCTTCCGCAGCGGTCCGGTAACGGTCACCCGTTGCCTCTTTACGGACAACACCATCGGCATCCGTTCCTACATGGGCAACGGCATCTTCACTGAAAATGTCATCACGAGGAATGAAACCGGTGTGTTCGTCAGAGAAAAGGGGGGCGGGCTGACCATCAGCAAGAACAACCTGTTTGCCAACAGCGGCTACAATATCAGGGTCGGCGATTTTAACAATGAAGACGTGAACGCCAGGGAGAACTGGTGGGGCGGGGGAGATCCGGCCGAAACCCTGTTCGACGGGCGAAAAGAGCCGGGAATCGGCATCATCCTGTATGAGCCGTTCCTTCAGAAGCCGATATCCGCAGGTCAGGCGGTGGGACAATGA
- a CDS encoding c-type cytochrome, which produces MKGIAKLVILAAVPLLTAALWMDEQPSYKAYKAPVPATPAGSVPISGKEIVSREAVLQNPVAPTAASIAQGKTLFDINCAMCHGHTSDRRGPVGLKLSPPPPGLDHDLLQSLSDSDIFKATTFGFGRMPPFQDKLMPRERWSLVNFLRTRK; this is translated from the coding sequence ATGAAAGGCATTGCGAAACTGGTCATTCTGGCCGCTGTACCTTTGCTGACGGCGGCCCTGTGGATGGACGAGCAGCCTTCCTACAAGGCCTATAAGGCGCCGGTTCCGGCCACGCCCGCAGGCAGCGTGCCGATTTCCGGCAAGGAGATCGTCTCGCGAGAGGCCGTGCTGCAAAATCCTGTCGCCCCGACTGCCGCATCAATTGCGCAGGGCAAAACGCTCTTCGATATCAATTGCGCCATGTGCCACGGCCACACTTCGGACCGGCGCGGCCCGGTCGGGCTAAAGCTCTCTCCTCCTCCGCCCGGCCTCGACCATGACCTGCTGCAGAGCCTGAGCGACTCCGATATCTTCAAGGCGACCACCTTCGGCTTCGGCCGCATGCCCCCATTCCAGGACAAGCTTATGCCGCGGGAGCGGTGGAGTCTGGTCAATTTCCTGCGGACCCGCAAATAG
- a CDS encoding quinol:electron acceptor oxidoreductase subunit ActD, which translates to MEILGIFRDIESAGRGVEGLLRAGFTEAQITSLTSVSYPDGVLVKTDRRSWFRWLALAGGIVGVVAGFLLAAGTAWLYPVQTGDKPIIAFYPTGIVTFELTMLFAIVGTMVGMFLEMRLPPLGKRLYDPAIAEGCIGISVTAHAGGEIVACGRGTTPGECIGTIASVPVKEQKSLAEEIMREAGAIRLIAEATL; encoded by the coding sequence ATGGAGATCCTCGGGATTTTCAGGGATATCGAGAGTGCGGGTAGGGGGGTGGAGGGGCTGCTCAGGGCAGGGTTCACGGAAGCGCAGATCACCTCGCTCACCTCCGTTTCCTATCCGGACGGCGTGCTGGTTAAGACCGACCGGCGTTCGTGGTTCCGCTGGCTGGCCCTGGCCGGAGGCATTGTCGGCGTGGTCGCCGGTTTTCTCCTGGCCGCCGGCACCGCCTGGCTTTATCCGGTGCAGACCGGCGACAAGCCGATCATCGCCTTTTACCCGACCGGCATCGTCACCTTCGAGTTGACCATGCTCTTCGCCATTGTCGGCACCATGGTGGGGATGTTCCTGGAAATGAGGCTTCCTCCCTTGGGAAAACGCCTCTATGACCCGGCAATCGCCGAGGGGTGCATCGGCATAAGCGTTACCGCCCACGCCGGCGGAGAGATTGTGGCATGCGGGCGCGGAACAACGCCGGGAGAGTGCATTGGCACCATCGCCTCCGTTCCCGTCAAAGAGCAGAAAAGCCTGGCGGAGGAGATCATGAGGGAAGCCGGCGCCATCAGGCTCATCGCAGAGGCGACGCTATGA